In the Acomys russatus chromosome 13, mAcoRus1.1, whole genome shotgun sequence genome, one interval contains:
- the Rad51ap1 gene encoding RAD51-associated protein 1: MVRPTRNKKPVNYSQFEGSGGESDDDFISATTPINKKSKTVPKELKQSKPKPNLKNLQKEDILPTEPPKKRVALDDKVFQRGLEVALALSVKELPALASQVKTSQEKSTDQQGNRKTEIMDKCPCVSNGSVASDGLEDLDKIVEEGDASSADGEKTAASKADAQQRRRGVLSESSNGSGADDTEPDTATDSEGDSDFDESEESDEDFSVRKSKVKEKKKTVQKKPAVEKVGKKEKKSKPKCEASVPSVDPAPASIDSGSPSLPQAVIGLSSEASRNPARMCSPSAEGKRPKWVPPAASGSRSSSSSALPGAPTKSPSQSLRLGLSRLAPVKRLHPSATSSQVR; this comes from the exons ATGGTGCGCCCTACCAG AAATAAGAAACCAGTCAATTACTCACAGTTTGAGGGGTCTGGTGGTGAGTCTGATG aTGATTTTATTTCTGCAACCACACCTATAAACAAAAAGTCCAAAACTGTGCCAAAGGAGTTAAAGCAGAGCAAACCAAAACCTAACTTGAAGAATCTCCAAAAAGAAGACATCTTACCAACAGAACCTCCTAAAAAAAG GGTGGCTCTAGACGACAAGGTCTTCCAGCGAGGCCTCGAGGTTGCCCTAGCTTTGTCCGTGAAGGAACTCCCCGCACTCGCCAGCCAAGTGAAGACATCtcaagagaaaa GCACCGACCAACAAGGCAATAGGAAAACAGAGATAATGGATAAGTGTCCCTGTGTCTCTAACGGCAGTGTAGCCAGTGATGGTTTAG AAGATTTGGATAAGATCGTGGAGGAGGGGGATGCCAGCAGTGCTGACGGGGAGAAAACAGCAGCATCTAAAGCCGACGCTCAGCAGAGGAGGCGGGGGGTGCTTTCTGAAAGCAGCAATGGCAGCGGTGCTGATGACACTGAGCCGGACACTGCAACTG ATTCAGAAGGTGATTCTGATTTTGATGAGAGTGAAGAAAGCGATGAAGACTTTTCTGTGAGAAAAAGTaaagttaaagaaaagaagaaaacagtgcaGAAAAAGCCTGCAGTGGAAaaggtgggaaagaaggaaaagaaatcaaaacccaAATGTGAAGCATCAG tgCCTTCAGTAGACCCGGCTCCAGCTTCCATCGACTCAGGATCTCCATCCTTACCCCAGGCAGTTATTGGTCTTTCTTCTGAGGCCTCTAGGAATCCAGCAAGAATGTGCAGCCCTTCAGCTGAAGGCAAGAGGCCCAAGTGGGTCCCACCAG CTGCCTCTGGGAGCAGAAGCTCCAGCAGCAGTGCACTGCCAGGAGCACCCACCAAGTCCCCGAGTCAGAGCCTCCGCCTAGGCCTCTCCCGATTAGCACCAGTTAAGCGTTTGCACCCAAGTGCCACAAGTAGCCAAGTGCGGTAG